Proteins found in one Fulvitalea axinellae genomic segment:
- a CDS encoding dihydroorotase has product MLLILNANIVNEGEVFSADVLVKDGLIARIDKDLSGIEADKVIDAKGKYLIPGVIDDQVHFREPGLTHKADIYHEARAAVAGGTTTFMEMPNTNPQTVTQELLEKKYQRAAEVSMANYSFYMGATNDNLEEVLKTDPKTVCGVKAFMGSSTGNMLVDNEKTLDSLFSKVDILIATHCEDEATIRANTEEFRAKYGEDVPIECHPLIRSREACLKSSSLAVGLAKKHGTRLHILHISTADELDLFDNSLPLEQKKITAEACVHHLWFDDSDYKRKGTHIKWNPAVKTANDREAIWQAIKDGRIDVVATDHAPHTLEEKDNTYFKAPSGGPLVQFSLLAMWEKALEGKISKEKVVELMSHNPAIAFQVEKRGFIREGYHADLVILDPNSSHKVEKTNILSKCGWSPFEGHSFKSTVTHTIVSGHLAYENGRFDESKKGARICFRR; this is encoded by the coding sequence ATGTTGCTGATTCTAAACGCAAATATAGTAAATGAGGGGGAGGTCTTCTCCGCCGATGTCCTCGTAAAAGACGGATTGATTGCCCGGATCGATAAAGATCTTTCCGGAATTGAGGCCGACAAGGTCATTGACGCTAAAGGGAAATACCTTATCCCCGGCGTAATTGACGACCAAGTACACTTCCGCGAGCCGGGCCTCACCCACAAAGCGGACATCTATCACGAAGCCCGCGCCGCGGTGGCCGGCGGTACCACCACTTTTATGGAAATGCCGAACACCAACCCGCAAACGGTTACCCAAGAGCTTTTGGAAAAGAAATACCAGCGGGCGGCGGAAGTGTCGATGGCGAACTATTCTTTCTATATGGGCGCCACCAACGACAACTTGGAGGAAGTCCTCAAGACCGATCCGAAAACAGTGTGTGGCGTGAAGGCCTTTATGGGCTCGTCTACCGGCAATATGCTTGTCGATAACGAAAAGACGCTCGACTCTCTCTTTTCCAAAGTGGATATCCTGATCGCCACCCACTGCGAAGACGAGGCTACTATCCGGGCCAATACTGAAGAATTCCGAGCGAAATACGGCGAAGACGTGCCGATCGAATGCCATCCGCTTATCAGAAGTAGGGAAGCTTGCCTGAAATCTTCTTCGTTGGCCGTAGGTTTGGCAAAAAAACACGGCACCCGCCTACATATTCTCCACATCTCCACCGCCGACGAACTTGACCTCTTCGATAATAGCCTGCCACTAGAACAAAAAAAGATCACCGCAGAGGCCTGCGTACACCATCTTTGGTTCGATGATTCCGATTACAAGAGAAAAGGAACGCACATAAAATGGAACCCTGCGGTAAAAACCGCTAACGACAGAGAGGCGATTTGGCAAGCGATTAAGGACGGGCGCATCGATGTTGTGGCCACAGACCACGCTCCACACACCTTGGAAGAGAAAGACAACACCTATTTCAAGGCCCCTTCCGGAGGTCCTTTGGTGCAGTTTAGCCTCCTCGCGATGTGGGAAAAAGCTTTGGAAGGAAAAATTTCCAAAGAAAAAGTCGTGGAGTTAATGTCGCACAATCCGGCTATTGCCTTCCAGGTTGAAAAGCGCGGTTTTATTCGCGAAGGCTACCATGCGGATCTTGTCATTCTAGACCCTAACTCCAGCCATAAAGTAGAGAAAACCAATATCTTGTCAAAATGCGGGTGGTCTCCATTCGAAGGGCACTCCTTCAAATCGACAGTAACCCACACTATCGTTTCCGGTCATTTGGCTTACGAAAACGGGCGCTTTGACGAGAGCAAAAAAGGGGCTCGCATATGCTTCAGACGTTGA
- a CDS encoding GAF domain-containing protein, protein MDSKFLGSLRGRLILSFGMLFILISGISSALFYVTSRDMIIKGYEKDLAPILAERPLGKVHSTLYSYTRTVQYTLEMNRPLKRYLSAGEQCRDSVTTLLRQYDKKLRGLNKEARIGVVTIGAEPWMTDSKGFAESINLNSPGFFWVRRLEQTKRHNFFETFTEGGKQKMVIAQKISTKPENTFGFLIVDLNKVHQDVVGQEEKSEDRNFLTDYSGNLISYNKDKSGEAFNLIDISGLGEKANWLLEKSKGNKDSVFHFKYEHNGVNHFVHVRRMQARGMFFISETTVTGSLGELFRRFIYILLAQIVLLLGTLFGVYRLSLQFSEKFDAVIGYVKSISKGRLDGKLKLDQKISEFRSLQETLQALVRSLRRSGDFARDVGAGKLETDYNPSKDNELGKALLEMRNSLKEAKEREDRERMASEGLSRIAEILRSSEDFNAVADKLASFLAKYVNANQFGLFVMAGDDETDAGKLVLRSCYAYEKKRFTEKSIMPGQGLVGTCYLEARPIRMSEVPDGYTSITSGLGESTPTYILLIPLKVNDEIAGVMELAFFQHVEDYILDFLTRCGEAIAATVTVARNNERTKRLLEEMRQQAVVLKEKEEAARQSWEEMQAIQEDFASKERGFRAEIGRLKAELREA, encoded by the coding sequence ATGGATTCGAAATTTTTAGGCTCACTCAGAGGCCGGCTAATACTGAGTTTCGGAATGCTTTTCATATTGATTTCCGGAATATCCAGCGCCCTTTTCTATGTCACGTCCCGTGACATGATCATAAAGGGCTATGAAAAAGATCTTGCCCCCATTTTGGCCGAACGCCCGCTGGGGAAGGTACATTCCACTTTGTACTCTTACACGCGGACCGTACAGTACACCCTCGAAATGAACCGGCCGCTCAAGCGATACTTGTCGGCGGGCGAACAATGCCGGGATTCTGTAACAACCCTCCTCAGACAATACGACAAAAAGCTACGCGGCCTAAACAAAGAAGCCCGAATCGGGGTCGTCACTATCGGAGCGGAACCGTGGATGACGGACTCTAAAGGCTTTGCTGAATCCATAAACTTAAATTCGCCAGGCTTTTTTTGGGTGAGAAGATTAGAGCAAACCAAGAGGCACAACTTTTTCGAAACATTCACTGAGGGTGGCAAACAAAAAATGGTGATCGCCCAAAAAATCAGCACCAAACCCGAAAACACTTTCGGATTTCTCATTGTCGACCTGAACAAAGTCCATCAGGACGTGGTGGGCCAAGAAGAGAAATCTGAAGACCGGAACTTTCTGACCGACTACTCGGGAAACCTTATCTCGTATAACAAGGATAAATCCGGCGAGGCTTTCAATCTTATTGATATATCCGGCCTTGGAGAGAAGGCCAATTGGTTACTGGAAAAATCAAAGGGAAATAAGGATAGCGTTTTTCATTTCAAGTATGAGCACAATGGGGTGAACCATTTCGTGCATGTACGAAGAATGCAGGCGAGAGGCATGTTTTTTATCTCCGAAACCACCGTTACAGGCTCACTTGGCGAACTCTTCCGGAGGTTTATTTATATTCTGTTAGCCCAAATAGTACTTCTCCTAGGTACCTTATTCGGAGTTTACAGGCTAAGCCTCCAGTTTTCCGAAAAATTCGACGCAGTAATCGGGTACGTAAAATCCATAAGCAAAGGACGCCTAGACGGAAAACTCAAGCTAGACCAAAAAATTTCCGAGTTCCGTTCACTGCAAGAAACGTTGCAGGCACTGGTAAGATCGTTGCGCAGGTCCGGCGATTTCGCCAGGGATGTGGGAGCCGGAAAACTGGAGACCGACTACAACCCAAGCAAAGACAACGAACTGGGCAAAGCCCTGTTGGAAATGAGAAACTCGCTCAAAGAAGCCAAAGAACGCGAGGACCGTGAAAGAATGGCTTCCGAAGGCTTGAGCCGAATTGCGGAAATCCTGCGTTCATCCGAAGATTTCAACGCAGTCGCAGACAAATTGGCTTCGTTCCTCGCCAAATACGTAAACGCCAACCAATTCGGCCTATTCGTTATGGCCGGTGATGACGAAACCGACGCAGGAAAGCTGGTTCTAAGATCTTGCTACGCTTATGAGAAAAAACGCTTTACGGAAAAAAGCATAATGCCTGGACAAGGCTTGGTCGGGACCTGCTATCTGGAAGCTCGTCCTATAAGAATGAGCGAGGTGCCCGACGGCTATACCTCCATCACCTCAGGTTTGGGCGAAAGCACACCAACATACATTTTGCTTATCCCGCTAAAAGTCAATGACGAGATAGCAGGAGTCATGGAACTTGCGTTTTTCCAGCACGTGGAAGACTACATCCTCGATTTTCTGACCCGTTGCGGAGAAGCGATAGCCGCCACCGTAACCGTTGCGCGAAACAACGAGCGCACAAAAAGGTTGTTGGAAGAAATGCGCCAGCAAGCCGTAGTCCTGAAAGAGAAAGAGGAGGCCGCCCGCCAGAGTTGGGAAGAAATGCAGGCGATCCAGGAAGATTTCGCCAGCAAGGAAAGAGGGTTCAGAGCCGAAATCGGCCGCCTGAAAGCCGAACTTCGCGAGGCGTGA
- a CDS encoding DUF4286 family protein — translation MILYNITFNTEKSVEKVWTAWMNERYIPAVAQSEYIKEYKFLRMMHDSQSEGETYALQLFVDDLAELETCFEKNSSILAELTTKFGNKVVSFATMLEEI, via the coding sequence ATGATACTCTATAATATCACATTCAATACAGAAAAAAGTGTCGAGAAGGTCTGGACAGCTTGGATGAACGAGCGCTATATCCCCGCTGTAGCGCAGTCAGAGTACATTAAGGAGTATAAATTCCTTAGGATGATGCATGACTCGCAAAGCGAAGGGGAGACTTACGCTTTACAGCTGTTCGTCGATGATTTGGCGGAGTTGGAAACCTGTTTCGAGAAAAACTCCTCTATTCTGGCGGAACTTACCACTAAGTTCGGCAACAAGGTAGTGTCTTTCGCAACCATGCTGGAAGAGATTTAA
- a CDS encoding guanosine monophosphate reductase: MNIRKAYSFDDVLIVPKYNTIKSRQDVDFTTNVTKNHTLDTPILIANMDTVCESPMAIAVGKLGGLGVIHRFLTVEEQVAEVKKVKAEGLLCAAALGVKDYEERLEALAKCGVDIIVLDIAHGHSIMTKEALMFSKSEYPHIDVMAGNVASHDAAHDLARWGADAIKVGVGPGSMCTTRIMTGCGMPQLTAIDEVYGAVGGRVPICADGGIKHSGDIVKAIGAGADNVMIGSLVSGTDETPGDVIRIKNRPYKLYRGMASFDAAVQKLKKDNQKHTEVISVEGEKVHTPYKGPVERIIKRLLGGLASGMTYNGSRTVSELKANVEFVEMTASGLYESRAHGLRNT; this comes from the coding sequence ATGAATATCCGCAAGGCTTACAGTTTCGATGATGTGCTGATCGTGCCGAAGTACAATACCATCAAGTCTAGGCAAGATGTTGATTTCACGACTAACGTGACTAAAAATCATACGCTTGACACTCCTATTTTGATCGCTAATATGGATACCGTATGTGAAAGCCCGATGGCTATTGCTGTCGGGAAATTGGGCGGTTTGGGCGTAATACACCGCTTTTTGACAGTGGAAGAGCAGGTGGCGGAGGTGAAGAAAGTGAAGGCTGAGGGATTGCTATGTGCGGCGGCGCTTGGTGTCAAGGATTATGAGGAACGCTTGGAAGCGTTGGCCAAATGTGGTGTTGACATTATCGTATTGGACATTGCGCATGGCCATTCTATCATGACTAAAGAGGCTCTGATGTTTTCCAAAAGCGAATATCCGCACATTGACGTGATGGCCGGAAACGTGGCGAGTCATGACGCTGCCCACGACTTGGCCCGCTGGGGCGCCGATGCGATAAAAGTGGGGGTAGGTCCCGGTTCCATGTGTACCACTCGCATTATGACTGGTTGCGGAATGCCACAGCTCACGGCTATCGACGAGGTTTACGGTGCTGTGGGCGGGCGTGTCCCGATTTGCGCGGATGGGGGAATCAAACATTCCGGCGACATTGTGAAGGCTATCGGTGCTGGGGCTGATAACGTGATGATAGGTTCGTTGGTAAGCGGGACGGACGAAACGCCGGGAGATGTTATCCGGATCAAGAATCGGCCGTATAAGCTTTATCGCGGTATGGCCAGCTTTGACGCCGCGGTTCAAAAACTGAAGAAAGATAACCAAAAGCACACGGAGGTGATAAGTGTGGAAGGCGAGAAAGTCCATACGCCGTACAAGGGCCCAGTAGAGAGGATTATCAAGCGTTTGCTTGGCGGTTTGGCTTCTGGAATGACTTATAATGGCTCCAGAACTGTTTCCGAGCTTAAAGCGAATGTGGAGTTTGTGGAGATGACTGCGTCCGGTCTTTATGAAAGTAGGGCTCATGGCCTGCGTAACACGTAA
- a CDS encoding DEAD/DEAH box helicase yields MSEEKINPFEQFKLNRQILSAVEDAGYDAPTEIQSKAIPLVSSGHDLLGIAQTGTGKTAAFVLPILMKIKYADGDSPRALILAPTRELVMQIDDNITLLAKNLDVRHTAIYGGIGAKTQIEKLREGVDILVSTPGRFLDLYGRGELVTKRLNTMVLDEADKMMDMGFMPQIRRILEVIPVKRQNLLFSATFPPRVEELTQEFLEFPEKVEVAPQATAAETVEQSVYQVPNFLTKINLLGHLLADTERYKRVIVFANTRTNADNLSKYLIRKGEGEVRVIHANKGQNSRTNAIEAFKRGEVRALVTTDVSARGIDVTDVDLVVNFDVPPIYEDYVHRVGRTGRAGKSGKAVTFANEYEMIHFHRIENVIRMEVPVAQIPSGVKVEKTPFEEGQTIARAVDDWKKKLDPTYKGAFHEKKKKPADKTAKGRGGRNVGGKLSKSAKKLYGAATQSSSKRKGGKPKRRR; encoded by the coding sequence ATGAGCGAAGAGAAGATAAATCCTTTCGAACAATTCAAACTGAACAGGCAAATCCTGTCGGCTGTGGAAGACGCGGGCTACGATGCTCCGACGGAGATCCAAAGCAAGGCTATCCCTTTGGTAAGTTCCGGGCACGATTTGCTGGGGATTGCGCAAACCGGAACCGGTAAGACGGCCGCTTTCGTATTGCCGATCCTGATGAAGATAAAATACGCCGACGGCGATTCGCCCCGGGCTTTGATCTTGGCGCCTACCCGCGAGCTGGTAATGCAGATCGACGACAACATTACTTTGTTGGCCAAAAATCTGGACGTAAGACATACGGCTATTTACGGAGGCATCGGGGCGAAAACGCAAATCGAGAAGCTCCGCGAAGGCGTTGACATTCTTGTTTCCACCCCGGGCCGTTTTCTGGATCTGTACGGACGAGGCGAGTTGGTGACCAAGCGCCTGAATACCATGGTGCTCGACGAAGCCGACAAAATGATGGATATGGGCTTTATGCCCCAAATCCGTAGAATTTTGGAAGTGATTCCCGTAAAGCGGCAGAACCTGTTGTTCTCGGCCACTTTCCCGCCAAGGGTAGAGGAGCTGACACAGGAATTTCTTGAGTTTCCGGAAAAAGTGGAAGTGGCGCCGCAGGCCACGGCGGCCGAAACCGTTGAGCAGTCGGTATATCAGGTTCCCAACTTTCTGACGAAGATTAATCTTTTGGGACACCTTTTGGCTGATACCGAACGCTATAAAAGGGTAATCGTATTTGCCAATACCAGAACCAACGCCGACAACCTGTCGAAATACCTGATTCGTAAAGGCGAAGGCGAAGTGAGGGTGATTCACGCGAACAAAGGCCAAAACAGCCGGACAAACGCCATCGAAGCTTTTAAGCGCGGCGAAGTACGTGCGTTGGTGACTACAGACGTGTCGGCCAGGGGAATTGACGTAACCGACGTCGATTTGGTGGTCAACTTTGATGTTCCTCCTATATATGAGGACTATGTGCACCGTGTTGGTCGTACGGGGCGTGCGGGCAAATCGGGTAAAGCTGTCACTTTCGCCAACGAATACGAGATGATCCACTTCCACAGGATCGAGAATGTTATTCGGATGGAAGTTCCCGTGGCGCAGATTCCGTCTGGCGTGAAGGTGGAAAAAACACCTTTCGAAGAAGGCCAGACAATCGCCCGTGCGGTGGATGACTGGAAAAAGAAGCTGGACCCTACATATAAGGGAGCCTTTCACGAGAAGAAAAAGAAACCGGCCGATAAAACCGCCAAAGGCCGTGGTGGCCGAAACGTAGGCGGAAAGCTCTCGAAATCGGCGAAAAAGCTTTACGGCGCCGCTACGCAGTCGTCGAGCAAGCGTAAGGGCGGAAAGCCAAAACGGAGACGTTAA
- a CDS encoding ABC transporter permease yields the protein MKFESFVSSRITRADSGSFSSTVNKIAVGSIAMGLALMILSFLILFGFQDTIRDKVISFNGELQVVKYSSNNSYKEEPISLLNPLSERPENFSEISGEFPFAHKPGLIKTEEDVSGIVLKAVDSTYKDSPFMTNMTEGRFVEFSGTKRSTDMVISERLANKLGLGVGDTMLVYFIQNPPRPRKMIITGLYNTGLAEFDERFALGDIRLIRRLNHWADTLAGGVEVHLNRFDETNKAQITLLDSLGYNLYVSSILDTHSDIFEWLDMLNVNVIVFLSLILAVACFNMMSIILILIMERTQMIGVLKALGASNRLIRRIFRHNGMRLIGKGLLWGNVIGLGLCALQYFFRIIPLDPESYYMSYVPISWSFVTIVALNIGTFLLVTSVLFIPTAIISKISPIKSIRFD from the coding sequence ATGAAGTTCGAAAGTTTTGTCTCTTCAAGGATTACCCGTGCCGATTCGGGTTCTTTTTCTTCGACGGTCAACAAGATCGCCGTAGGCAGTATCGCCATGGGCTTGGCTTTGATGATTCTTTCCTTTCTTATTCTGTTCGGTTTTCAGGACACCATCCGCGACAAGGTGATCAGCTTCAACGGCGAGTTGCAGGTTGTCAAATATTCTTCCAACAACTCTTATAAAGAGGAGCCGATTTCGTTGTTGAATCCGCTGAGCGAGCGCCCCGAGAATTTCTCCGAGATTAGCGGCGAGTTTCCCTTCGCCCACAAACCCGGACTGATCAAAACCGAAGAGGACGTGTCCGGCATCGTGCTCAAGGCCGTAGACTCCACTTATAAAGACTCTCCGTTCATGACAAATATGACTGAGGGAAGATTCGTGGAGTTTAGCGGAACAAAACGTTCGACGGATATGGTAATCAGCGAAAGGCTGGCCAATAAGTTGGGGTTGGGCGTGGGAGACACTATGTTGGTTTATTTTATCCAAAATCCGCCGCGCCCGCGCAAGATGATAATCACGGGCCTTTACAATACCGGCTTGGCCGAATTCGACGAACGGTTCGCTCTGGGCGATATACGCCTGATTCGCCGGCTGAACCACTGGGCGGATACCTTGGCCGGAGGCGTGGAAGTTCACCTCAACCGTTTTGACGAGACCAACAAAGCCCAAATCACGTTGCTCGACAGTTTGGGCTATAACCTGTACGTATCATCGATTCTGGATACGCATAGCGATATTTTCGAATGGCTTGATATGCTGAACGTGAACGTCATCGTGTTCCTTTCCCTTATTCTGGCCGTAGCCTGTTTTAACATGATGTCGATAATCTTGATCCTGATTATGGAACGGACGCAGATGATCGGCGTGTTGAAAGCCCTTGGCGCCAGCAACAGGCTAATAAGACGGATTTTCCGCCACAACGGCATGCGCCTGATCGGAAAAGGTTTGCTTTGGGGCAATGTGATAGGCTTGGGACTTTGCGCTCTGCAATATTTTTTTAGAATAATTCCTCTGGACCCCGAAAGCTATTATATGAGTTACGTTCCAATCAGTTGGAGCTTCGTGACTATTGTGGCTTTGAATATCGGGACATTTCTGTTGGTGACATCCGTGCTGTTTATCCCCACGGCGATTATCAGCAAAATCAGCCCAATAAAGAGTATCCGATTCGACTGA
- a CDS encoding NAD(P)-dependent oxidoreductase: MRIGIIKEGKVPVDHRVPFTPDQAKEIEKLFPEVEVKVESSDVRCFPDSDYATLGLEIRKDVEDCDVLFGVKEVPIESLIPNKTYFFFSHTIKKQPYNKDLLKAILAKNIRLIDYECLTNTLGQRVVAFGRYAGIVGAYNGLLTYGKKFDLFELKPAHQCLDMEELFGELDKVSLPGVKIALTGAGRVSNGSVEVLERAGIRRVGAEEFLEENFSDAVYAQLDVEDYNKRKDGGAFDKKEFFADPSGYESNFLRFLPHADILVAGAFWAPEAPALFTAEDVSSSDFNIKVVADITCDIRGSIPTTVRPSTIDDPIYDYEPSIDEAVPAFAEPGRLTVMAVDNLPCELPRDASASFGENLIKFVLPSLLGEDSDGIIHRATIAENGELGEHYQYLSDYAEVV; this comes from the coding sequence ATGAGAATCGGTATTATAAAAGAAGGCAAAGTCCCCGTTGACCACCGGGTGCCTTTCACGCCCGATCAGGCCAAGGAAATCGAAAAGCTTTTCCCGGAAGTGGAGGTAAAAGTGGAAAGCAGTGACGTGCGTTGCTTCCCTGACAGCGATTACGCCACGTTAGGTTTGGAAATCCGCAAAGACGTGGAAGATTGCGACGTTCTTTTCGGCGTTAAGGAAGTTCCGATAGAAAGCCTTATACCTAACAAAACCTATTTCTTTTTTTCGCACACAATCAAGAAACAGCCTTATAACAAGGACCTACTAAAAGCCATATTAGCCAAAAACATCCGGCTGATAGATTATGAATGCCTGACTAACACCCTCGGACAACGAGTGGTGGCTTTTGGGCGCTATGCCGGAATAGTCGGGGCATACAACGGTCTGCTGACTTATGGGAAAAAGTTTGACTTGTTTGAGCTAAAGCCTGCTCACCAGTGCTTGGATATGGAAGAACTCTTTGGCGAGTTGGACAAGGTGTCGCTTCCGGGCGTAAAAATCGCTCTGACTGGCGCTGGCCGGGTGTCAAACGGAAGTGTGGAGGTGTTGGAGCGTGCCGGAATACGCAGAGTTGGAGCGGAAGAGTTTTTGGAAGAGAACTTTTCGGACGCAGTCTATGCTCAGTTAGATGTGGAAGACTACAACAAACGCAAAGACGGTGGCGCTTTTGACAAAAAAGAATTCTTCGCTGATCCATCCGGTTACGAAAGCAATTTTCTTCGTTTCCTTCCCCATGCCGACATCTTGGTGGCAGGAGCCTTCTGGGCGCCTGAGGCCCCTGCACTTTTCACTGCTGAAGATGTTAGCAGTTCGGATTTCAACATAAAAGTAGTGGCCGATATCACTTGCGATATTCGCGGTTCAATTCCGACAACGGTACGCCCTTCTACTATTGATGACCCTATATACGATTACGAACCCTCGATCGACGAGGCGGTTCCGGCTTTTGCCGAACCCGGTCGCTTGACAGTCATGGCCGTTGACAATTTGCCTTGCGAATTGCCGAGAGACGCTTCAGCCAGTTTCGGGGAGAATTTGATCAAATTCGTATTGCCTTCGCTTTTGGGTGAGGATTCTGACGGAATAATCCACCGGGCAACTATAGCCGAGAACGGAGAATTGGGGGAGCATTACCAATACTTGAGCGACTATGCCGAAGTAGTGTGA